Below is a genomic region from Rhodococcus sp. WMMA185.
CCGGCCACGATCGAGCGCACGGCTGCAGCGTCGCACAGTCCTGCGCCTGCCTCACAGGTGTCGGCAACGTGCGAGTCGACCGAGTCTCCGGATTCGGCCACGACGGCAATGCCGCCCTGCGCGTACTGAGTCGCAGTGTCGGCCGGTCCGCCCTTGCTGATGGTGAGCACCGTCAGACCTCGAAGCGCGGCCGTACGGGCAGCCGTGAGACCGGCCACCCCTCCCCCGACCACGACGAAGTCTGCGTACTCCTCCCAGGAGATCCCCCGAACGGGTCCAGTCACTCCCCGCCGCCCGGGTTTCCGATCTCGATCATGCGCTGAACCGACTTTCGGGCACGCTCGGCGACCGCGGGGTCGACGTGGACCTCATCCTTCTCCTCGAGCAGGCAGCGCAGGAGGGCGGCCGGAGTGATCATCTTCATGTAGGGGCACGACGCGCGGTCGTTGACGGCCTGGAAGTCCACCTCGGGTGCGGCCTTGCGCAATTGATGCAGCATTCCGACCTCGGTGGCGACCAGCACCTGCCTGGCGCCGGTCTCGCGGGCGGCGTCGAGCATGCCTCCGGTGGAGAGGATCTTCACCTTCTCCTCGGGCACGAACCCCTCGCCGGCGAGGTAGAGCGCGGAGGTGGCGCAACCGCACTCGGGGTGGACGTACAGTTCGGCGCCGGGGTGCGACTTGGCCCGCGCCGTCAGTTCGTCCCCGTTGATTCCGGCGTGCACATGGCACTCGCCCGCCCAGATCTGCATGTTCTCTCGACCGGTCACACGCTTGACGTGGGCTCCGAGGAACTGATCCGGCAAGAACAGCACCTCACGGTCGGGGTCGATCGATGCGACGACGTCGACAGCGTTCGACGACGTGCAGCATATGTCGGTCAGCCCCTTCACCTCGGCGGTCGTGTTGACGTACGACACCACGACGGCGTCGGGGTAGTCCGCCTTCCATTCACGCAGTTGGTCGGCGGTGATGGAATCGGCAAGCGAGCATCCGGCACGTTCATCGGGGATGAGGACGGTCTTGTCCGGGCTCAGGATCTTTGCGGTCTCCGCCATGAAGTGGACACCGCAGAACACGATGGTGTCTTCGGGCGCCTCCGCCGCGATCCGAGACAGGGCCAGGGAGTCGCCGACGTGATCGGCGACGTCCTGGATCGCGGGTAGCTGGTAGTTGTGGGCGAGCAGGGTCGCGCCCCGCTCCCGCGCCAGCCGCTTGATCTCGGCCGCCCACTCTTCGCTCGCCTCGACGCCCGTGTAGCCGCCGGGACCGTCCTGGATCTGTGGGCGGGTACCCGCCCACAATGTGGTGGCAGTCATGGCTTGCTCCTTCGCCGTGGACTCGGTGAGCCGGTCCGGAATTTCCTAGAATCACGGTTTTCGACTTATGATCGAAAACATGCCCAATGGTAGCACCACCACCCATGAAGTTCTCACCGCGGTGTTCCAGGTTCGCCACTTCCCCGACGCCATCGATCCAGATCAGTCCGGTGAGTTCGGTCGCGGCGGCGGCCAACTCCCCGGATCCGGCTCCGAGGAGTTGGCCGTGCTGTTGTGGCAGCGGGCTCTCGATCCGCAGGCGGGCAAGTGGTCGCTGCCGGGTGGCGTGCTCCGCGAGGACGAAGATCTCACCACGTCGGCTCGGCGACAACTGGCCGAGAAGGTGGACGTGCAGGAGGTCTCGCATCTCGAGCAACTGTCGGTGTTCAGTGATCCCCACCGGGTACCCGGGCCGCGCACGATCGCATCGACATTCCTCGGACTCGTCCCCCTTCCGGCAGATCCGAAAGTCCCGGCGGACACCGCCTGGCATCCGGTGTGCGCGCTGCCTGAGATGGCATTCGATCACGGCACAGTGGTCGAGCACGCCCGCACACGCCTCGCCGCCAAGCTGTCCTACACCAACATCGCGTTCGGGCTGGCCCCAGAGGAGTTTGCGATGTCGACGCTACGCGAAATTTATTGCGCCGCACTGGGTTACCAGGTCGACGCCACCAACCTGGCGCGCGTGCTCGGAAGACGGGGCGTGCTGACTCCGACGGGCAAGACGGCACGCTCGGGCCGAACAGGCGGCCGCCCGGCGGCGCTTTTCCGCTTCACCGATTCCTGCTTGCGCGTCACCGACGAGTTCGCGGCGCTGCGGCCGCCGGGCTGACGCGTTCGGTCGCTCGCGAGGCTGTCCGCAATCACCGATCGCCAGTTGCGGCCCTGCAAACTCCACAACCTCGGCGCGAAAGTGCTTTGCACGCAACACATACCGAGACATTTTTCTAGTGACACTGTTCTAGGGACATTGTTCTACGGACACTGTTCTACGGACACTGTTCTACGCCGCATCGGAACGCAGATCGCCTCGAAGAACGGCGCCGATTGCTGGCCGCCGCCACGCCGGCG
It encodes:
- a CDS encoding NUDIX hydrolase encodes the protein MPNGSTTTHEVLTAVFQVRHFPDAIDPDQSGEFGRGGGQLPGSGSEELAVLLWQRALDPQAGKWSLPGGVLREDEDLTTSARRQLAEKVDVQEVSHLEQLSVFSDPHRVPGPRTIASTFLGLVPLPADPKVPADTAWHPVCALPEMAFDHGTVVEHARTRLAAKLSYTNIAFGLAPEEFAMSTLREIYCAALGYQVDATNLARVLGRRGVLTPTGKTARSGRTGGRPAALFRFTDSCLRVTDEFAALRPPG
- the nadA gene encoding quinolinate synthase NadA, with amino-acid sequence MTATTLWAGTRPQIQDGPGGYTGVEASEEWAAEIKRLARERGATLLAHNYQLPAIQDVADHVGDSLALSRIAAEAPEDTIVFCGVHFMAETAKILSPDKTVLIPDERAGCSLADSITADQLREWKADYPDAVVVSYVNTTAEVKGLTDICCTSSNAVDVVASIDPDREVLFLPDQFLGAHVKRVTGRENMQIWAGECHVHAGINGDELTARAKSHPGAELYVHPECGCATSALYLAGEGFVPEEKVKILSTGGMLDAARETGARQVLVATEVGMLHQLRKAAPEVDFQAVNDRASCPYMKMITPAALLRCLLEEKDEVHVDPAVAERARKSVQRMIEIGNPGGGE